Proteins from one Dysgonomonas sp. HDW5A genomic window:
- a CDS encoding YafY family protein, whose translation MNRIDRLSAILIMLQSSSSVNMKQITNRFGITPRTVYRDMKALDEAGIPIAGDSRMGFSLVEGFKLPPLMFTEKEAFAFLAAEKLVDRFSDAGFKEGYKSGIEKIKSVMRLADMKAMDNFTDNVSSLDLQFKNPSDSQNILQLLMCEISKRKKVQISYFSYNRQEVSIRKVDPIGIFFSMSHWYLIAFCNTKKDYRTFRVNRIQEIINTDEDFEQEHPPLNSLLKSLKDKDNLLEVILEVSKNDLTFIDDSKYYQGLIAEKDNEDKVELHFMIFSIDRFARWYLSYIDIAKIISPNNLEIAVKEILQKSKL comes from the coding sequence ATGAATAGAATCGACCGCCTGTCTGCTATTTTGATTATGCTTCAATCATCGTCATCAGTGAATATGAAGCAAATTACCAATCGTTTTGGCATCACTCCCCGAACAGTCTATCGGGATATGAAAGCGTTGGATGAAGCAGGTATCCCAATTGCGGGAGATTCACGTATGGGTTTTTCTTTAGTCGAAGGTTTTAAATTACCACCGCTTATGTTTACTGAAAAAGAAGCATTTGCCTTTTTGGCAGCAGAGAAACTGGTAGACCGATTTTCGGATGCCGGTTTTAAGGAAGGGTATAAATCGGGGATAGAAAAGATTAAATCGGTTATGCGATTGGCGGATATGAAAGCTATGGATAATTTTACTGATAATGTATCTTCTCTTGATCTCCAGTTTAAAAATCCTTCAGACTCTCAGAATATCCTGCAACTCTTAATGTGTGAAATATCTAAGCGTAAAAAGGTTCAGATCTCTTATTTCTCATATAACAGGCAAGAAGTAAGTATTCGAAAGGTAGATCCGATTGGTATCTTTTTTTCGATGTCTCATTGGTATCTTATTGCGTTCTGTAATACTAAGAAAGATTATCGCACGTTTCGGGTAAACAGGATTCAGGAGATTATTAACACAGATGAAGATTTTGAGCAGGAGCATCCTCCTTTAAATTCATTATTAAAATCGTTGAAAGATAAAGACAATTTACTAGAAGTGATTCTTGAAGTTAGTAAGAACGATTTGACTTTTATTGATGATAGTAAATACTATCAGGGATTGATTGCCGAAAAGGATAACGAAGATAAGGTCGAACTACATTTTATGATCTTTTCGATAGATCGATTTGCCCGATGGTATTTGTCTTATATTGATATTGCAAAAATTATTTCACCCAACAATCTGGAAATCGCTGTCAAAGAAATACTTCAAAAGTCAAAACTATGA
- a CDS encoding VOC family protein, giving the protein MKLKLQLVFSGTCEAAFNLYKDAFNGDIVFLFRKAEDKSIQVNEQEGEKISHMVLKTKYFEIGGQDADNGQTVNGGNNAKQVLVFTDLEELHRTFDLLSQGGEVITPLEKTFFSEAIGEVVDKFGIRWLIMMTDDDYSA; this is encoded by the coding sequence ATGAAACTTAAATTACAACTGGTTTTTTCCGGAACATGCGAAGCTGCATTCAACTTGTATAAAGATGCTTTTAATGGCGATATTGTTTTTCTATTCAGAAAAGCAGAGGATAAAAGCATTCAGGTGAACGAACAGGAGGGGGAAAAAATTTCTCATATGGTTCTAAAAACAAAGTATTTCGAAATTGGTGGGCAGGATGCTGATAATGGACAAACAGTCAACGGTGGAAATAATGCTAAGCAAGTGTTAGTGTTTACCGATTTGGAAGAATTACACCGTACTTTCGATCTTTTATCTCAAGGCGGAGAGGTTATAACACCTCTAGAAAAGACATTCTTCTCGGAAGCTATCGGCGAGGTCGTAGATAAGTTTGGTATCCGATGGCTTATTATGATGACTGACGACGACTATTCGGCATAA
- a CDS encoding two-component regulator propeller domain-containing protein: MYRKFSFSLFFFIFTCISLWGQKINYQAFKNISLGAETSVINCFAQDSQGLIWIGSNKGLFSYDGYSSQAHFTTNEKSNTLIYCIIPLDDNHLCLGTDNGVLFYNYKTDQYEEIPNIQFPSDVRALATFDNVLWIGSLNGLFRYDLKDRKLENVSDKKDTGLPHKTIYSIIKTKNNTLYVGTYDGFCQYIPRSDKFQKINLPTDLRRSNLFVNSLYEDVAHDCIWIGTEGALFRYDPKTKSAEEISFFHNNSIKSLAIDSNNQLLIGTDNGLYIYDQQTKEVQHIVHDSRNEKSLINNIIWGIFIDKENNIWLGTDYGVSLARFNKIFQPIPISQITGVGDGNRFYALYKDSRNNYWLGGTNGLIRTSSLTDEPQNAIWYRMGDKKYPISHNRIRQIYEDKDHNLWIATDGSINRYDYNTKQFVHYNIIDSTHTYNSNWAYHMFEDDNNRLWIATCLGGVFVVDKQKLLKSSGTYIAEYNFSTTDGLSGNFINQIIPDHRGNTWVLLYNNGIDKIDIKTKKITKIPIEYSTKNKNPNYIICDKEGFIWAGFRGGLVRINPEDDTLESIRFDAFGDSEILCMIEEGSHIWLSTTDGIWVVDKYTYNVQRLNATGKSFTSGFFDSQNNKIYLGGVDELAILSPYMLKGDHSYSPIVLTALYINDQLYNLEGNSIRHMKGIELNYKQNNLTFEFSDLIYSEEEENKFVYKLEEVDKDWNILSHNTNRISYSNLEYGKYHLIITKLDVSGKPSDVEYSFTIHITPPWYYTFWAKSFYVLLFVALILWVINFFRVRNNLRIERIEKEKTLELSNLKIDFFTNVSHEFKTPLSLIIAPVSQLLLDIKDSQKKKQLEGVQRNALKLNSLIRQVLDFNRTDSSTNSNLIFSKVEFVEFAKSLFSIYEEGYKAKNINFSFHTNKEKIYIRIDVLKIESVLNNLLSNACKYTSDKGSVVFSLTCKEDENILELSVSDTGIGIPQQEIPYVFKRFYQSSKTAKDKDGTGIGLYLVKTYTEQHGGKITVESEENKGTTITISLPLKNEAATDNQFLIDEGENDESNRPLILIVDDNAEIADFISQVLTSKYRIEIAHNGKMGMEMSLNLHPDLIIADVMMPIMDGLEMSRRIRKHIPTSTIPIILLTAKDDKTTELESININVDAFIPKPFDPQILLSRIEQLLKSKQQIEDKLRIENITTPKVTEVTSLDEKFLSEITQIIEDRIDDSDLNVNLLCTISGISSKQVYRKIKQLTGMSPVEYIRSIRIKKAAMLLAQKKFTIAEVMYMVGFSNHSYFSKCFQAEFGKTPREYLADI, translated from the coding sequence ATGTACAGAAAATTTTCGTTTAGTCTCTTCTTTTTTATTTTTACCTGCATATCTCTTTGGGGGCAAAAAATAAATTATCAGGCTTTTAAGAATATAAGCTTAGGTGCTGAGACATCTGTTATCAATTGTTTTGCACAGGATTCACAAGGGTTAATCTGGATTGGTTCCAATAAAGGACTTTTTAGCTACGACGGGTATTCTTCTCAAGCCCACTTCACGACTAACGAAAAATCGAATACGTTAATATACTGTATTATTCCTTTAGATGACAATCATTTATGTTTGGGGACAGACAATGGTGTACTTTTCTACAATTACAAGACAGACCAATACGAAGAAATACCCAATATTCAATTTCCATCGGATGTCAGGGCATTAGCCACGTTTGATAATGTATTATGGATAGGTTCGCTCAATGGGCTATTCCGTTACGATTTAAAGGATAGGAAGCTCGAAAATGTGAGCGATAAGAAAGATACTGGCTTGCCTCATAAAACGATTTACTCTATCATAAAAACAAAAAACAACACCCTTTATGTGGGTACATATGATGGATTTTGTCAGTATATACCACGCTCCGATAAGTTTCAGAAAATAAACTTACCTACTGATTTAAGAAGAAGCAATCTGTTTGTCAATTCTTTATATGAAGATGTTGCACATGATTGTATCTGGATTGGAACCGAAGGTGCTCTGTTCAGATACGATCCTAAAACGAAATCTGCGGAAGAGATAAGTTTTTTTCATAACAATTCGATAAAATCATTGGCGATAGATTCCAATAATCAGCTTTTGATCGGAACCGACAATGGTTTATACATATACGATCAACAAACGAAAGAAGTTCAACATATTGTCCATGATTCACGAAACGAAAAATCACTTATAAATAATATTATCTGGGGTATATTTATTGATAAAGAGAATAATATCTGGTTGGGAACAGATTATGGTGTATCATTGGCAAGATTCAATAAAATATTTCAGCCGATACCCATTTCTCAAATAACGGGAGTGGGCGATGGTAACCGCTTTTATGCCCTTTATAAAGATTCCCGAAATAATTATTGGCTTGGAGGTACGAATGGGTTGATCCGAACTTCTTCTTTAACCGATGAGCCTCAAAATGCGATTTGGTATCGGATGGGAGATAAAAAATATCCGATATCGCACAACCGAATCAGGCAAATTTATGAGGATAAAGACCACAATCTTTGGATAGCTACCGATGGCAGCATCAACAGGTATGACTACAATACAAAGCAGTTTGTACATTACAATATTATAGACAGTACGCATACCTATAATTCGAATTGGGCATACCATATGTTTGAGGATGATAATAATCGTTTGTGGATTGCAACTTGCTTGGGGGGAGTATTTGTGGTAGATAAGCAGAAGCTTCTGAAATCATCGGGTACATATATTGCCGAATATAATTTTTCGACAACTGATGGACTTTCGGGAAATTTTATAAATCAAATAATACCCGATCATCGGGGTAACACATGGGTATTACTATACAACAATGGTATTGATAAAATTGATATCAAGACAAAAAAGATAACTAAAATACCTATTGAATACAGTACGAAAAATAAAAATCCCAATTACATAATCTGTGATAAGGAAGGCTTTATCTGGGCAGGATTCAGAGGGGGATTAGTACGTATAAATCCTGAAGATGATACTTTGGAGTCTATTCGGTTTGATGCTTTTGGAGATAGTGAAATACTCTGTATGATTGAGGAAGGTTCGCACATATGGCTGTCTACGACCGATGGTATTTGGGTGGTTGATAAGTATACTTATAATGTACAGAGGCTCAATGCAACGGGCAAGTCATTCACTAGCGGATTTTTTGATAGTCAGAATAATAAGATTTATCTCGGAGGCGTAGATGAATTGGCGATTTTATCTCCCTATATGCTGAAAGGTGATCACTCTTATTCACCTATTGTCTTAACGGCTTTGTATATAAACGATCAGCTGTATAATCTCGAAGGCAACAGCATCAGGCATATGAAGGGTATAGAGTTAAACTATAAACAGAACAATCTGACTTTTGAATTTTCCGATTTAATCTATTCGGAGGAAGAAGAAAATAAGTTTGTCTATAAACTCGAAGAGGTTGATAAGGACTGGAATATATTGAGCCATAATACAAACAGAATATCGTATTCTAACTTAGAATATGGTAAATATCATCTGATAATAACTAAACTGGATGTATCGGGTAAGCCATCAGATGTTGAATATTCTTTCACTATCCATATTACTCCGCCGTGGTATTATACATTTTGGGCGAAAAGTTTTTATGTATTACTTTTTGTGGCATTGATACTGTGGGTGATAAACTTTTTCAGGGTAAGAAATAATCTGAGGATAGAAAGGATCGAAAAAGAGAAGACTCTTGAACTATCGAATCTTAAAATAGACTTCTTCACCAATGTATCTCACGAGTTTAAAACTCCTCTGAGTTTGATAATAGCACCTGTCAGCCAATTATTACTCGATATAAAAGATTCGCAAAAGAAAAAGCAATTAGAGGGTGTGCAACGCAATGCTTTGAAATTAAACTCACTAATCAGGCAGGTACTCGATTTTAATAGAACCGATAGTAGTACAAATTCGAATCTGATATTCTCGAAGGTTGAATTTGTCGAGTTTGCAAAGAGTCTTTTTTCTATTTATGAAGAAGGATATAAGGCGAAAAATATCAATTTCTCATTCCATACCAATAAGGAGAAAATATATATACGGATTGATGTCCTGAAAATAGAATCGGTACTGAACAATTTACTTTCGAATGCCTGTAAATATACCTCTGACAAGGGCAGTGTTGTATTTTCTTTGACTTGTAAAGAGGACGAAAATATACTCGAACTATCTGTAAGCGATACAGGTATTGGTATTCCGCAACAAGAAATACCGTATGTGTTTAAACGCTTTTATCAATCGTCTAAAACGGCAAAAGATAAAGACGGAACAGGTATTGGCTTGTATTTGGTGAAAACATATACCGAGCAGCATGGTGGAAAAATAACCGTAGAGTCAGAAGAAAATAAGGGAACTACAATTACTATATCACTTCCTCTGAAAAATGAGGCTGCAACTGACAATCAATTCTTGATTGATGAGGGTGAGAACGATGAATCAAATAGACCTCTGATTTTGATAGTCGATGATAATGCCGAAATAGCCGATTTTATCAGTCAGGTACTTACTAGTAAATATCGAATTGAAATAGCTCACAATGGAAAAATGGGTATGGAGATGAGCTTAAATCTTCATCCTGACTTGATTATTGCAGATGTAATGATGCCCATTATGGATGGATTGGAAATGAGCCGTCGCATACGTAAGCATATACCGACCTCTACTATTCCTATTATTCTGCTGACGGCCAAAGATGATAAAACAACGGAATTGGAAAGCATAAATATTAATGTAGATGCTTTTATTCCTAAGCCGTTCGATCCTCAAATATTATTATCGAGAATAGAGCAACTATTAAAAAGTAAGCAGCAGATAGAGGATAAATTGAGAATCGAAAATATAACTACTCCGAAAGTTACAGAGGTTACATCGCTGGACGAAAAATTCCTGTCCGAAATTACCCAAATAATAGAAGATCGCATCGATGATTCAGATCTCAATGTAAACCTTTTATGTACAATTTCGGGTATCAGTTCCAAGCAGGTGTATCGCAAAATAAAACAATTGACAGGTATGTCGCCTGTTGAATATATACGTTCTATCCGTATCAAGAAAGCTGCGATGCTGTTGGCTCAAAAGAAATTTACCATAGCAGAAGTTATGTACATGGTCGGATTCTCTAATCATTCGTATTTCTCAAAATGCTTTCAAGCCGAATTTGGGAAAACTCCCCGTGAATACTTAGCTGATATTTAA